Sequence from the Rutidosis leptorrhynchoides isolate AG116_Rl617_1_P2 chromosome 3, CSIRO_AGI_Rlap_v1, whole genome shotgun sequence genome:
GAAACCAAGAGTGGGGTTATTGTTTTAGCCGAGGGTCGGCTCATGAACTTAGGTTGTGCAACGGGTCACCCTAGTTTCGTGATGTCGTGCTCGTTTACGAACCAAGTGATTGCGCAACTCGAGCTATGGAACGAAAAGGGAACCGGTAAGTATAAGAAGGAGGTTTATGTGTTGCCGAAGCATCTTGATGAGAAGGTTGCTTTACTTCATCTTGGGAAACTTGGAGCTAAGTTGACTAAGCTTACTAAGGACCAGTCTGATTATCTTAGTATTCCTATTGAGGGTCCATATAAGCCTGCTCATTACAGGTATTGATTAATGAAGGTGTTTGCAGTTTCGGTTGAAGAACGCATGTGGTTGTTTACTTTTTTATGTATAAGTTTCGATTGTGTAATGATTATTGTGAGCGGGTTGTTGGTGGGCGAGAAACTTTGTTTGAGGCCTGTGGATGATGGTTGTGTGAAAATGTAGTTGTATTGGATCAGAGATTTTACTGCATTACTTGAATGAGGATATTAATATGAAAAAAAATGAGTGTTTTTATGCACCATTCACATTTTGCAATATATACCAGTCTGATAAAGCGATAATCTTACTTTTTTGTGTTTTTTTATGCTGGCGAATAAAAATGAAATAACATTTAACAGATCCGAAGATCAACAAGTACTATCCGAAACAATAGAGGAAATTCAAACCTAGAAAAACAAGCGCCAAAAAAACTACAAACCTAAATCAAATTTCCAGCCAACAGGGCGGAACAAAAGTGACTAGAAAAGTAATAACATGCGTAACACGCTAACACATGATAACCTAAAATAACAGAAACAATAAACAGCAACAACGATCGGGAGATTTTAAGTTTTAATAATTCTTGCAGTGAAACAACCATGTATTACTTGTGTAATTTATAACTTTCAATGAGTCATAACGTCTGCAAACAAGACTGTCACAAGCAAAAGCTTGTACAAAAATGTATAAACAAAATCTTAAATGAGCGTATATCTACTAGTAAGACTGTCATACGCGCAACGTGTGATGCATGAAGGCGGAACACGAGTAGTAAAACAATAGACAACTATTGTACAACTGGTTCACATATTATATTGTTTGACATTAAATTACATATTATCCAAACCTCAATTGCACTTATATGAGCTAACTAAAGTATTTGATTTTTAAAGTATATTATACAAAACCTGGAAATTTATTCATGAAGTGTTGATGTTTTACAGTCAAAGTTTGAGATTCTGCAAGTTGGTTGCTTTGGAGTTTGCCTCTACATCTGAAGTGCCAGGCCGTTCAGTTAAAAACTGCTCCCAAAATACATCGTTCACTGGCGGGCCCAGTACTTCATTACGCACAGCATTTGATAAATACGAACGTTTTCCAATTTCTTCAATCGATTGTACCATTCTATCAGTACTTTGACTAACATTAACTTGTGACACACCTGATGCCAAACTAAGATTCAATAAACAAGATAatgcatcatcattatcatcatcttcattagtaTCAAGACAATTCGGTACTTCACAAGGTCCTGTCTCATGAACAAAAGAAGAGTCCATGTTTAAGTTGAACGGTATACCACTCTCCGAAACCTCATACTCTTGAGCCAATGGAAGCCTGCCAGGTGTCATCTGTGCATCATCCCTTACACAACCCTCATTGGAACTTTGAGTGCTTGGTGAAACGATATCAGAAACCGTCGATAACTCCAGCTTAAGTTTATCTGCAAAATCATGGTGGAATACATTACCAAATTCCGGTCTATACACGTTGTCATCGTCTACAAAACCATCTTTGAAAACCATTTGAGACTTATCGTCACAAGGCAATCTTCGTTTCTTATTATAAACAGAGAAGTCTAGAGATTCAAGCTTTTGAGCAAGAAGATCAACAAATCCAGGATTATGAACTTCTTTTTTTAACAACATCAGCAAG
This genomic interval carries:
- the LOC139897565 gene encoding heat stress transcription factor A-5-like, with the protein product MIGNPSKSTVAGGGGGPAPFLLKTYDMVDDSITDEIVSWSSTRNSFIVWNPPEFSRLLLPSYFKHNNFSSFIRQLNTYGFRKIDPERWEFANEDFVKDRKHLLRNIYRRKPIHSHSNPSTIDPERVAFEEEIEKLTQEKAQLEKSLSKFQQQQPAAQVYIDDLANRVDIVERRQINLLMLLKKEVHNPGFVDLLAQKLESLDFSVYNKKRRLPCDDKSQMVFKDGFVDDDNVYRPEFGNVFHHDFADKLKLELSTVSDIVSPSTQSSNEGCVRDDAQMTPGRLPLAQEYEVSESGIPFNLNMDSSFVHETGPCEVPNCLDTNEDDDNDDALSCLLNLSLASGVSQVNVSQSTDRMVQSIEEIGKRSYLSNAVRNEVLGPPVNDVFWEQFLTERPGTSDVEANSKATNLQNLKL